The following are encoded together in the Tepidiforma bonchosmolovskayae genome:
- a CDS encoding cupredoxin domain-containing protein gives MNTARFLPLAAAAILIAAASACSGSEGRRIDIVAGDGPNGTMYFEPKTLTLAPGEKVTFYIKNEGSGDHEFESDEAGIDEVVIPKGRTRKVTWTAPASGTYPIYCDITGHRQAGMELEVRIASAP, from the coding sequence ATGAACACCGCCCGTTTCCTCCCGCTTGCTGCCGCCGCCATCCTCATCGCCGCCGCATCCGCCTGCTCCGGCAGCGAAGGCCGACGCATCGACATCGTCGCTGGCGACGGGCCCAATGGCACCATGTACTTTGAACCGAAGACGCTGACCCTCGCACCCGGCGAAAAAGTCACCTTCTACATCAAGAATGAGGGCTCCGGCGACCACGAATTCGAGAGCGACGAGGCCGGCATCGACGAGGTGGTCATCCCGAAGGGCAGGACCCGGAAGGTCACCTGGACCGCGCCCGCCTCCGGCACCTACCCCATCTATTGCGACATCACAGGCCACCGCCAGGCCGGCATGGAGCTCGAAGTCCGCATCGCGTCCGCTCCCTGA
- a CDS encoding DUF2269 family protein produces the protein MDWWRIVHVLSLIWLGAGLGATYPLILRAWATNDLRYRATLLIEAANNETRVLLPGAMASGITGFFWAVAAEYNFLKDAWLGILTLLYIFFYFVCLPLLGFGLRRARLAALIAQKKGEETDELRQVLEDRVPIVFGTILVLSVPLLAWLAVFKPF, from the coding sequence TTGGACTGGTGGCGCATTGTCCACGTCCTTTCTCTCATCTGGCTCGGCGCCGGCCTGGGCGCCACCTACCCCCTCATCCTCCGCGCCTGGGCAACCAACGACCTCCGCTACCGCGCGACCCTCCTCATTGAAGCCGCCAACAACGAAACCCGTGTGCTCCTCCCCGGCGCCATGGCCAGCGGCATCACCGGCTTCTTCTGGGCCGTCGCCGCCGAATACAACTTCCTCAAGGATGCCTGGCTCGGCATCCTCACCCTGCTCTACATCTTCTTCTACTTCGTCTGTCTGCCCCTGCTCGGCTTCGGCCTCCGGCGGGCCAGGCTCGCCGCCCTCATCGCCCAGAAGAAGGGCGAAGAAACCGACGAACTCCGCCAGGTCCTCGAAGACCGCGTGCCCATCGTCTTCGGCACCATCCTCGTCCTGAGCGTCCCCCTCCTCGCCTGGCTCGCCGTCTTCAAGCCGTTCTAG
- a CDS encoding M16 family metallopeptidase — translation MHQRTVLENGLRVVTAELPHTRSATVSVYVGAGSRYERDEEAGLSHFLEHMLFKGASRRPTAREISEAIESVGGVHNAATDREATLYYAKVPHTAALTVIDILADMVTEPVMDPAELEKERAVILEELAGVEDSPAELSAILVDETLWPAQPLGREIGGTPESVKALPLEAVVRYFRKQYVPGNMVLAVAGNVRHEEVVAAAEQWLGGVAPAEPGPWYPAMPRNGAPRVRVREKATEQAHLCFAFPSVPLDSDRRFAVSLLNMLLGEGMSSRLFLELREERALVYDIHSYTSEFRDAGSLTIYAGCDPENARVTAEATLEETLKLLAGVPPAELQKAKEMAKGRIQLRMEDTRSVAGWLGSQELLRGKVLTVDEVVARFDAVTLDELLEVGRDVLDPAKAVLAAVGPLDEGTFAGILA, via the coding sequence ATGCATCAGCGAACGGTTCTCGAGAACGGCCTGCGCGTGGTGACGGCGGAGCTGCCGCACACGCGCTCGGCGACGGTGAGCGTATACGTTGGCGCGGGCAGCCGGTATGAGCGCGACGAGGAGGCGGGGCTTTCCCATTTCCTCGAGCACATGCTGTTCAAGGGGGCATCGCGGCGGCCGACGGCGCGGGAGATTTCGGAGGCGATCGAGTCGGTCGGCGGGGTCCACAATGCGGCGACGGACCGGGAGGCGACGCTGTACTACGCGAAGGTGCCCCATACGGCTGCGCTGACGGTGATCGACATCCTCGCGGACATGGTGACGGAGCCGGTGATGGACCCGGCCGAGCTGGAGAAGGAGCGGGCGGTGATCCTCGAGGAGCTGGCGGGGGTGGAGGACAGCCCGGCGGAGCTGAGCGCGATCCTTGTCGATGAGACGCTCTGGCCGGCGCAGCCGCTGGGGCGGGAGATCGGGGGGACGCCGGAGAGCGTGAAGGCGCTGCCGCTGGAGGCGGTGGTGCGGTACTTCCGGAAGCAGTACGTGCCCGGCAACATGGTGCTCGCGGTGGCCGGCAATGTCCGCCACGAGGAGGTGGTCGCGGCGGCCGAGCAGTGGCTGGGGGGCGTTGCACCCGCGGAGCCGGGGCCGTGGTACCCGGCCATGCCGCGGAACGGGGCGCCGCGGGTACGGGTGCGGGAGAAGGCGACGGAGCAGGCGCACCTGTGCTTCGCCTTCCCGAGCGTGCCGCTGGACAGCGACCGGCGCTTTGCGGTGAGCCTGTTGAACATGCTCCTTGGCGAGGGGATGTCGAGCCGGCTCTTCCTCGAGCTGCGGGAGGAGCGGGCGCTGGTGTACGACATCCACAGCTATACGAGCGAGTTCCGGGATGCCGGTTCGCTGACGATTTACGCGGGGTGCGACCCGGAGAACGCGCGGGTGACGGCGGAAGCGACGCTGGAGGAGACGCTGAAGCTGCTCGCGGGGGTGCCGCCGGCGGAGCTGCAGAAGGCGAAGGAGATGGCGAAGGGGCGGATCCAGCTGCGGATGGAGGACACGCGTTCGGTGGCGGGCTGGCTGGGGTCGCAGGAGCTGCTGCGCGGGAAGGTGCTGACCGTCGACGAGGTGGTGGCGCGGTTCGATGCGGTGACGCTGGACGAGCTGCTGGAGGTGGGGCGCGACGTGCTCGACCCGGCGAAGGCGGTGCTGGCCGCAGTCGGGCCGCTCGACGAGGGGACGTTCGCGGGGATCCTCGCCTGA